In the Symphalangus syndactylus isolate Jambi chromosome 17, NHGRI_mSymSyn1-v2.1_pri, whole genome shotgun sequence genome, atGCGCAGTCGCCAACAACAAGTCCGCACGTCCGGTCCCGCCCCCCTTCCTCGCCTTCTTCCCATTCCGGCCTCCCATTGGCTGGCGTCGGCGCGAGCGCGCAACACCGACGCGGCTGACCAATGAGCGCTCTGGAGGGCGTGGCCGTGGGAAAGGAGGTGCGGAAAGCCGACGCGAGTCCATTGGTCGGCTGGACGAGGGGAGGAGCCGCTGGCTCCCAGCCCCACCGCGATGAGCCTCGGCCGCCTTTGCCGCCTGCTGAAGCCGGCGCTACTCTGTGGGGCTCTGGCCGCGCCAGGCCTGGCCGGGACCATGGTGAGTGAGCGCCGCGCCTGTTGCCGGCCCGGTGACCGTTGTGGGGGGCGCGCGATCCCTGCCTCCGCTCGCCAGCGCGGGGAACCCTCGGGCTCCAGTGAGCTTGGTTGGGGGCATCTGGgggctccccctccccacccccggcCTGGCACGCAGGTGACCGCACTGCGAGGCGCTCCGCTGCCCTCCAGGCCGTTGTGGGCGCGCGGGCTGGGttcagggaaggggaaggagctgTTCAATGCGCGCGGGTTGGGGTCGGGGAAGGGACTGTCCAGGCCGTTGCGGGCGCGTGGGCTGGGGtcggggaaggggaaggggctgTTCCACGCGCGCAGGTCGTGGTCAGGGAAGGGGCCATCCAGGCCGTTGCGGGCGCGCGGGCTGGGTtcggggaaggggaaggagctgTTCAATGCGCGCGGGTTGGGGTCGGGGAAGGGACTGTCCAGGCCGTTGCGGGCGCGCGGGCTGGGGTCGGGAAAGTGGAAGGGGCTGTTCCACGCGCGCGGGTCGTGGTCGGGGAAGGGGCCCTCCAGGCCGTTTCGGGCGCGCGTCCCGGGGCCGGCGTCGGGGTCCAGGCTTGCAGGGGGCGGGGTCCGGGACGGCTGGGGCGGAGCTGGACCGTTGGGGGCCACGGGTGGGCGTCTCCGGGCCGAGCGGGGCTGCTGCGCCCGAGCGGCTGGGGGCGCGGAGGGCTGGAAATCCCAGATCACGCGCCCCCGGGCGCCGCCCCGCCCCCGCGCCTTGGCCTAGCGCGGTGGCGTCACAGTCGCGCAGTCCTGACTACGGCCTCCGGGCCTTTGTCCCCGGCAGCAGCGCTCGGGGTGGGGGAGCCAGGCGGGGCGGGAGACGGGCGGGTATGGGCCGCGCGGGCGCAGGCTCCCCCGGGCGCCGCAGGCAGCGGTGCCAGAGCCGGGGCAGGCGGCGGCCGCGAGCCCCTCGGCGGCGCAAGGCTCCAGCGTGCAGGCGCAGGAGGGCGCGCCGCGGACGGAAGGAGCCCTGTCCCCGCAGCTCGGGACCGGAGATCCACGAATGTCCCGAGTCCCAGGACCCGGTGCGCGCGGGACCCCCACACCGGCTGCTGTGGCACATTTTGGGGTTGGAACCCTCTCCCGGCCTCCGGGTCTCCGGTAAAACCGGACCAGAAGTACAAGGGGGTGTGTGCGTTTAAGGAGGAGGAGCGTTCAGGTTTTCAGGGCCTCAGGGCCCCGGTGTCCCCGCCACCAACCCGCTCCGGatcccttcctgcctcagcctcccgtccACGCTCTCTGCTCAGCTTCCTTTGCCTTGCAGTGCGCGTCCCGAGACGACTGGCGCTGTGCGCGCTCCATGCACGAGTTTTCCGCCAAGGACATCGACGGGCACACGGTTAACCTGGACAAGTACCGGTAGGCGCTCGCCTGGGGTGGGGCGAGGGCCGGGGCCTGGGAGGGGGCCCTGTTCTGCGCTGACGCCGCCGACCCTCGCAGGGGCTTCGTGTGCATCGTCACCAACGTCGCCTCCCAGTGAGGCAAGACCGAAGTGAACTACACTCAGCTCGTCGACCTGCACGCCCGATACGCTGAGTGTGGTTTGCGGATCCTGGCCTTCCCTTGTAACCAGTTCGGGAAGCAGGTGGGCGGCTGCTGTGTCCCCGGGGCCCGCAGAGGCcggtgggtgggggtgggctcCAGCCTGGAGAGGGCCTGGGAGTATGCAGGAGGCCCGGATGGAGGGGGTGCCAGGCCCCCGACTCACTCACACACCTTGGCCGCCACAGGAGCCAGGGAGTAACGAAGAGATCAAAGAGTTCGCTGCGGGCTACAACGTCAAATTCGATATGTTCAGCAAGATCTGCGTGAACGGGGATGACGCCCACCCGCTGTGGAAGTGGATGAAGATCCAACCCAAGGGCAAGGGCATCCTGGGAAAGTGCGTGACCTCTGGAGGCAGTAGGGCtgccggggtgggggtgggggggctgcTGGGATGCTCACACCTCCCTGGGGGCGGAATGGCTCAGGGGGCGGTTGCGGGGAGGTGCTGGGACTCTCACATCGTGTGGCTTCTTGGGGTAAGATGGCTCAGGGGGGCCATGGAGGGCTGTGGAGGCAGCCAGGGATGCCCACACCTTTGTGGCCTCCTGGGGACAGGATGGCTCGGGGGGCTGTGGGGGGCTGTTGGGACTCTCACACTGCATGGCTTCCTGGGGGTAAGATGGCTCTTGGGGGCCATGGGGGCACTGTGGCTGTGGAGGCAGCCAGGGAAGCTCACACCCTTGTGGCCTCCTGGAGACAGGACGGCTTGGGGACTGTGGGGGGCTGCTGGGGACGCTCACGTCCATGTGCTTCTTTTCCAGTGCCATCAAGTGGAACTTCACCAAGGTAAGGGGGCTGTGGGGGGTAGGGGACCAGCTTCCCCCAGCCACAGCCCTGGCCCAGATGGGCAGCAGGCAGGAAGGGCGGCCACAGCCCCTTGCAGGGGGCCACCCCCACGGTGGCCCCACAGTTTGGACACCGTCTCTCCACAGTTCCTCATTGACAAGAACGGCTGCGTGGTGAAGCGTTACGGACCCATGGAGGAACCCCTGGTAGGTCCTCTCTAGGGCGCCTGCTTGGGGCAGGGGCTTGGGAGATAGCTGCCCTAACCCAGCTTTCCTCCCTGACAGGTAATAGAGAAGGACCTGCCCCACTATTTCTAGCTCCACAAGTGTGTGGCCCCACCCAAGCCCCCTGCCCACGCCCTCGGAGCCTTCCACCGGCACCCATGACGGCCTGCCTGCAAACCAGCCGCTGGTGGGGCAGACCCGAAAATCCAGCGTGCACCCCGCCGGAGGAAGGTCCCGCGGCCCGCTGGGCTTGGCTTGGCGCCCTCACCCCTGGCTGCCTTGTGGgaataaatagacaaattggcCTGCTGGATCTTTCTGCCTAGGGGTTTGGGGGGGCCCTTTTGCCAGGGGCCCCTCCATGTCAGGGCCAGTTGCTGTCAGCTGTCAGGCTGGGGGTGCCATGGAGATGGAATGTTGTTGCCCCCTCTTCCTCCAGGCTCGGGGGCTGTGCTGGCTGGGGTGCTGGGGTGCAGCGAGATCTGAGCCCGTTGGACACCGAGCCCTGGCTCTTAATCCATGCAGCCCCACCTGCTGTGCACAGGCAGGGCCTGGTAGGGTGGAGTCTTGGAGGAGATAATTCTAAGTGGCTGTTCTTCCTGGCCCCGGGCCTTAACCCGTTAGGAGATGGCTATTGCGGCCTCCTCTGGCCAGGAAGCAGAAGTGCAGAGGCCGGAGGAACAGCGTAGCCCTAGTGGTGGGGATGGGTTGGGCACCCACACCTGCCCTTGGGGCCTCACCTGGCTGGGGGGTGTGGGGGTGGCTGGGTGGTTACTGTTCACGAGTCCCTCCGTGAGGGCTGGGGATGGACAGGCCAGGAGGGGCTGGCAGAGCAGTACCAACCACCGTTCAGGGGGCCCGGGGGCTGTTTGGGCACAGCCTGGCTGCCTACCTGCACAGCTGGAGGGACTGCAGCCTGCCAGGGTGGCTGATCCCAGCTACCCCCACTGGGGGTCTGTGGAATGGACCATCCATGGCACCTGCCCCAAACACGGGGTTGAAGAGTCTGTCTCTCCCAGCCCTCGTCCTCCCTCATCCACATGGGGCCAGCACAGGGCGGTGGGCAGAATGAGGCCTGGTAACCAGGAGAGCCTGGGGGGATGCCCACgaacccctgccctcccctccgtGTCCCGCAGGCTGAGCAGCAGACTCCATGGGAAGTAGGCAAAAggcacatatatttaaaaaagtcCTTTACATATGTACATCAGAACTTGCTATAAATACATAGAAACCGCAGGCGCCACCCTGCCAGCTCCGCGGCCTGGGGCCTGGGAGAGGTGAGCGGGCAATAACTTAGGGGTCAGagaagggctgggggagggggaattGCATATATTAGCGGGGGTCTGCCCCACAGAGCCCCCGAGACGCGGGGCCCTGAGCACCTGGGGTTTCCTGAGTTTCTAGCTCTTGGGACCACCCAGTTTCACGGATTTCAGGGGTTTGGGCCCACTGAGCCCTTGTGGGTGCCCAGTCCCAGAGCAGCCACCCGGAGCCCCTTCCTACTTGGGaggagaggcacagagagggcccTGCCACGCCCCGGCCCCCAGCTGTCCTGAGTGGGCCCCGCCAGGGCTGACCAGGTGGGGGCCCGGGTCGGGCGCGGAAGGCACTGCGGCCAGGGCCTGGGGCTCTTCTGAGCAGTGATCAGGGGATCTTGGCCCTGCTTCCCACCGCTGCTCCTAAGGGAGAAACGGTCCCTGTGACTTGGGGCATGTTTCGCCTAAAGGCGTGTCAGAGAGGAGCCTGGGCGCCCGGGAAAGGTGGGCTGAATTGGATCACGCTCTGCCGCTCGGGACCGCCGCCCGCTGCGCCCCCCGCGCCCTCCCCCAGCGCGCCCTCGGAGGGCGGCCCCGCGTGCAGCGAGCGCAGCATGTCCTCCAGCACCTCTTTGAAGTTGATGTCACAGCCCTGGTGCGCGAGGGCTGCAGGGTCGGCCTGGGCGTCGGGGGTGCCCAGCGGCACGACGCCGGGACCGGCGTCCAGGGACAGCGGCGCCGGGAAGGAGAAGTGCGGGGGCGGTGGGAAGGCCTCAGCCGGGGGGCTGTAGGTGAGGTCCAGCACCTCTCCGGGGCCGCAAGGCAGCGCCAGCGGGCGTGGGACGGGCAGGGCGGGGCAGCCCAGGGCGCGCGCCTGCCTGCGTTTCACGTCCGCATCCATCAGCCGCAGCTCCTGCAGCACGCGGCGCACGCAGCCCTCGGGGATCTTGATGCCTACGGGCAAAGCGGCAGGGTCAGGGCCGGGGCTGGGGGCTCGGGCCTTCCCGGGGCGCCCGCCGCCCACTCACCCACTTGCTTCTTCCTGTCCTTGGTCTTCAGCCGCACGATCTGCAGGTAGCTGCTGCTGCTGACGTCGGCCATGACGGCGGCGATGCGGCCCCACACGCGCAGCAGCGCGCCGCACAGCATGTAGTGGTGCCGCAGCCGCAGCCCCTGCAGGCAGTCCTTACCCTCCTGCGCCAGCCGGCAGTGCCGGTTCCTGCGGACGAGACGGGTCGTCTCGGCTCAGGCGGGTCCCAGGGGCCCGCAGGCTCCCCAGGTGCCCTGAGATGTCCCGCCTCCTCTCAGGGTCTCGGGAGTCCCCGATCCCCACTTGGGTCGCCATCTGCCGGTTTCCCCCTGGTCCCCGGCCCGCCCTCACCAGGCGCTGTGGCTGCAGTGCGTCAGCGACAAGGCGTAGCCACTCTCCCagggctccttggcctcctccGCGGTGACCTGGGGACACAGGGCCGCATGAGCCTCGGTGGGGCCAGGGCCGGCACCCCGAGGGAAAGCTGCGCCCGGCGGCCGCCTACCCGGTGGAACTTGCGGCGGAGGCTGTCCAGGGCCTCCAGCTGGCTCTGCCGGCCGATGTTGGGCTTGTACACCGTGAAGAGCTGGCCGCGGTTCTGCTCCGCCAGCAGGCAGCTGGGCTTGTTACCGCGGACCTGCGGAGGGGGGCGTTGAGGCCGCGCCCAGGTCCGCCCCCCGTGGGCCCTCCTCTGGGGGGGTAACCCCGCCCGACCCCACCTTGTAGGAGAGGTAGAAGCCGTCATAGGGGCCTGTCAGCTCCAGCGACTTGGCAAAGGCTTCCTCCCACTTCAGGCCGCGGTCCACGCTGATCTGCCACGGCACGGGGTGggggtgtgtgagtgtggtgggggcggggtgggcgGTGTGTGAGGGGCTGTGGGGCTTCCTGCTGACCTTGTAGAAGACCACCTGCCCGTCCTGTGGGTGCCCAGGAGCCAGGAACACCTGCTGGCTCTCCTCGTAGATCTCCTCAATGCCGGGAGCAAGGTCTAGGAGGGGCGGGTGGAGGGTGAGTGGTGTCCGGGCCTGGGACTGCAGGCTGGGGCCAGGGACAGTCCCGTAGCCGGGGCGCACCCTAGAGACGACCCCCCGAGAACACAGGAGAGCGTGTCCTGGAGCCTGGCCTGACCTGGCCAAGCGTGGAGATGGTGCACGTGGGCCCCAGCCTGGCAACCGCTCAGGTTGTAGGTAACCCCAAACAGGCTGTGAGGGGACTGTGGGAGCCTGGGGGCTGCTCAGGTGCTGGGTGACCCCAAGCAGGCTGTGGAGGATCGTGGGAGCCTGGTGGGGTGTGGCACTGCTCATGAGTGAAGTAGCCGTGGCCCCGCCCTGACCCTCATCTGGACACAGGGAAGTGGCCCTGATGGACAGGCCTGGCCCCATGAGGCTGGAAGCACAGGCTCGCTGGCCTTTGGTTCACAACAATGTAGCAGGTGCCCCGTGAAGCCTGGGGATGAGCATGGTGGGCAGTGTGCACCAGCCTGAGCACCTTCCACAGACCTGCACGGCGATCCCACGAGCCCTGTGCCTGCGCCCGCCCAGGCCCACCCAGTACCCTCGCCCACCCAGGATGCATTGCGCTCCCACGAGCCCCTCGCCCACCTAGGCCCTCACTGCGCCCACCCAGGATGCATGGCGCTCCCACGAGCCCCTCGCCCACCTAGGCCCTCCCTGCACCCACCCAGGATGCATGGCGCTCCCACGAGCCCCTCGCCCACCTAGGCCCTCCCTGCACCCACCCAGGATGCATGGCGCTCCCACGAGCCCCTCGCCCACCTAGGCCCTCCCTGCGCCCACCCAGGATGCCCGGTGTTCCCACGAGCCCCTCGCCCACCTAGGCCCTCCCTGCACCCACCCAGGATGCCGGGTGTTCCCACGAGCCCCTCGCCCACCTAGGCCCTCCCCGTGCTCACCCACAATGCACGGCATTCCCACGAGCCCCATGCCCACCCAGGATGCACGGCGTTCCCACGAGCCCCACGCCGTACCCACCCACACCCCCTGGCACCCGCGCTCACCCAAGATGCCCATGTCATATTTGCCCTCCCGCTTGTCCATCTCGATGAGGTGGTCGAAGGTGTCTGAGAAGTACTGGAACAGGGCGTTCTGCTTGTGCACCTCCAGCCCCAGGATGCGGTTCAGGAACTTGGTGATGGAACAGTCTGGCAGGGGAGGGAGCCAAGCCTCAGGCTGCGCTGAGAATCCCCCTCCCCGCCTTGCTCCTCATCAGGGGCCAAGGTTGcatgagaggagagaggagagcgcCTCTGGGCCTGGGTGTGGGGCACTCACCCTTTTCCACGTCCAGGCAGCCATTCCGGGACTCCCGGCCGCCAATGCCCACAGACAGCAGGCCCTGCTTCATGTCTGTGGGGAGAGAGGCCTCACATGCTGGccttcccacccctgcccctccctcGAGGCCCCTAGCTCCTTTCCCAGAGACCAGCAGCTCCCTGGGGGGCTGGGGAGCAGCTGCAGCCTAGGGCCGGGGCCAGAGCCAGGAGCAGAGCCTTTTGCCTGACTGACAGGAGTGAGAACGGCATGTTCTTGGGGAGTAAACCCAAAccccaggcccctcagctgcCCTGGAAACCCACCCAGCAGTGCTGGGGGCCGCCTTGGCTCCCTTTGCTTTCACAGCCCCCTCTGTGCGTGTGTGGGGAGGGGTCCCTCAACACATAACCGGCCTACGAAGCCTGctgcccagctgctctggagcCCAGTGCTCTGCAATCCCTGCCCCTCCCAGGAAGACCCCCACCAGCCCAGCTTACCCCGGAAGAAGGTGGGGACTCCTCCAGGGTATCCCTGGGGCACAGGCACTTTGTTCTCAGTCTGGCTCAGGATGGTGGTGAGGACACAGTGCAGAGCCCGGGTGCCATACTAGGGGGAGAAGGTGGGTCGGGgaggaggcccagggaggaggcTGGCCTTCCCTGGACCCCTGCCTCCCCAGAATCCCACCCTTCCCTAGGCCCCTGGACCCTGCCCTCCCCTACACCCCACCTCCCCCAGCTCTCAGCCACCTCCTCCCCGGGGGTCCTAGACTGGGCCCTCCCCCAGATCCCTGGATGCCGCCTCCCTGAGCCCCTAGCTGCCCCCTTCCCTCCTGGGGGTCCTAAACCCGGCCCTCCTCCAGACCCCTGAGCCTCACGTGCCCCAGCCCCCATCTACCCCCTCCCCCAGGATCTTAGATCCAGCCCTCCCTAGACCCCTGACCGtgcctcccccagccctgccttCCCTGCAGTACCTTGTTCTCAAAGTTGTACTTGCTGAGGTCACGGGACTCCGTGGCGCGGCGGTCTCCATGGGTCAGGGCCCCCTGCCAGGGGTGGGGAGGCCATCAGTTGGTCACCTGGGGTCTGGTCTCTAGCCCCCCACAAAGCTTTGGAGAGCCTTCCTGGGCCTGTTCCTGGTTCTCAGCCCCGCCCCCACCTGCTCACCAGACTCTCCAGGCGCTTGGCCACGATGGAGGCAAACCGGCGCTCCCCGGCCAGCTCCGAGATGAGGAAGACATACTCTGGCGCGGAGACCTGGTTGGACCGGTGGGTGCGGCCTGGGGGCAGAGCTGGTGTAAGCCAGGCGGGGGCGGGGCCGAGACCACGTTGGGGGCGGGGCCAGGCAGCGCTGGGGGCGGGGCCGGACTCACCGAACTGCTGGATGGCGCGGTCGGCGCTCCACGGCAGCTCCAAGGTCATGTGCACGCGGCGCCGCTGGTTCTGGACGCGGCGGTCGGCTTGGAGGGAGACACCCGAGCTGGAGGCCTCCGAGATGATGGCCACAAGCTGGGGGGACAGAAGGGGCCAGGACGCGGTTGGTGCAAGGCCCGCCCCAGCGCTGCCGCCGCCTTCTCACCCGCTCGGCCCCCGCTCCAGGTCACTAGGACGTCCTGGGGCAGCGAGAGGCCTGCGCGGCGCGGACACTACCCGTCACACGGCCACTCGCGCCCGCACCTGGCACACACACACCTCGCAGAAGTGCGCGGGTCTGCAGTCCCCGGGGACCCTTGGGCCCCTCTGTGCCTCTTGGGTCCCATGGGCTGCGCCCAGTGCACTGCAGCCCCTCACCTTCTCGCCGCTCATGAAGCGCTGCTTCTCCCTGAGGTTCACATGGTCGATGGACAGACCCTGCTCTGCCCGCGACTCGAAGGCCACCGTCCCGTCCGGCCTGGACACCACGCGGCCTTTCCTGCCGGTCATCTGCAGCCGAGACAGGGACAAAACCGGCCGTCAGCGTTGTGGTCTCGCAGGAGTCTGGCCACCCATGTCTCAGCTTCCCTATGTCCTACAGTGGTCGTGGGCTCCCCGCTGTGGACGGGAGGTGGGGGTGCTGGGAAAGGGAGAGTGGGACTGCTGGACCCAGGCGATGTGTGCCCGTCCAAGACCTTGTATTATCAGCCAGCCGACGCCACGGAGTAAAATAGTGAAGCTGGGCGGGGGCAGGGAGTAGGAGGCCGCAGAGCCAGGCCCAGGGGCTTGAGTCCTGGCCCCGGGTACTTCAAGGGTGCGTTCAGGTAGTGATGTAAGCAGAGGCCTGCGCAGGCCAGGCTGGGGGATATGGGGCTTAGAGGAATGGGGGCGGAAAGCCCTCCACAGGAGGTCGTGGCCTCCCGGGCCGAGCTAGACAGGACGCTCCCGCCCCGGGGCTCCCCGAACGCTCCCTTCTCGCAGGGCCGCGGTGACGCAGAGTGACCAGCAGGGGCCATCAGAGCTGCGCAGAGCCTGCGTGAAGCCCCGCCCACTGCCCATGCCCCACCCACCACATATTCAGGCTGCTACGTCCCACCCACCTCCGCCACTCGCTGGGGGCCGCCCAGCTGGTCGATGAGCTCGTCCAGGGTGTTGACTGGCAGCTCCCGGCCCAGCCGCCGCACTTTGTCCAGCAGATCCTGCTTCAGCCGCTCCACCCGCTCCAGGACCCCCGGGCCATGCGGGTCTCTctgcaggaggcacaggggtcctAGGGAGGACGTGGAGGGTCAGGGCAGGACACGTTGGCTGCCTTCTAGGGCTCACCTAACTCAAGGCTGGCCCCTGGAGGGCAAGGACAAGGGGCCCGGGGCAACCCTGAGGGACGGCAGGGTGGCAGGGAAGCCCAGCACTGTGGCCCAGGACTGCTTTTCTGCACTTTTTTCCCTGAGACCAGCTGGGGCGAGACTAAGTCTCCTGTCTCGGACCAAACACTGCGACCTCACTGCCTCCACAGGGGTAGGGACTGCCCGCCCCgagccccagctctgcctctgacCAGTGGTATAACCCGacctcccctctctgggcctcagtttctcccatcTGTAAAGTAGGCACCATAGCAGCAGCTGGGCTCAGGTGGGCTGGACTGAGGGCTACAACCTGGGGTGGGTGGTGACCGCCAGGAGACCGGGGGAGCCTCAGGCTGGAATCCTGACCCACAGGTGGCTGCTCAGCCTGGACGGGAATCCTGACCCACAGGTAGCTGGCCAGCCTGGGCGAGCCCTCACCCCGGTCGTCACTGGGGAGCCCGATGGCATCAACGATGACAACGTCGTCATCCACCAGGGACTCAGGGGAGGAGTTGAAGTCACTGTCCAGGCCGGGGTCCGACTCCGTGCTGCTGTCGTCGCTGATGCGAATGACGCCTGCTGCCTCGCACGCCAGCCGGGGGGCTTTGGCCCCGCGTCCCCGAGGTCGCCCTGCTGGGAAGGACAGGGTCATCGAGGGCCAGATCACAACAGGGTGGAGGAGCAAGTGGAGGAGACGCAGCAGGACAGAGCAAGGCCAGTGGTCCGAGCTGGGGAGGTCCATCCGAGAACCCCCTGCCTCTGGGCAAACAGCTCAGCTGTTCTCCGGGGACGCCCTCTCGGGAACCCTGTGCCCGGTAGCCAGGAGGGTATGGTGTAAGAgggcaatatttttattttattttatttattttattttattttgagacggagtcttactctgtcgccaggctggagtgcagtggcatctcactgcactctctgcctcctgggttcaagcgattctcctacctcagccttccgagtagctgggattacaggcgcgcaccaccacgcctggctaatttcttgtattttagtagagacggggtttcaccatgttggccaggatggtgtcaatctcctgaccttgtgatccgcctgcctcagcctcccaaagtgctgggattataggcgtgagccaccacgcctggcttatttatttttgagatggagtttcactctgttgcccaggctgaagtgcagtggtgcgatctcagctcactgcaacctccacctcccgggttcaagcaattctcctgcctcagcctcctaagtagctgggattacaagcatgcaccaccatacctggctaatttttctattttagtagagatggagtttcatcatgctggctgggatggtctcaaactcctggcctcagcaaaTCCTGGTGAtttgctcgcctcagcctcccaaagtgctgggattacaacaggcgtgacccactgcgcctggccaatattttatttttattaatttttttgagacaagagtttttctctgtcacccaagttggagtccaatggcgtgatctcggctcactgcaatctccacctctcaggttcaagggattcccctgcctcagcctcccaagtagctgggattataggcatgtgccaccacgcccagctaatttttgtatttttagtagagacagggtctcaccatgttggccaggctggtcttaaactcctgacctcaggtgatcccccgcctcggcctcccaaagtgctgggattacaggtatgagccaacacgcccagcgaAGGGCACAATATTAATAAACCCACATCCAACGTCCTTTCaggcctggccagtatggtggaTACGCGGGGTGCCTGGGGAGACCACACACCAGACTTCAACCGGCAGCTCTGGGCTTCCCTGTGACAGAAGCCTGGGGGTTATCAATGGGCTCCCCAAGGGATCGTGGAGACCCTGAAAACGGAAGGTGGGAGAGGTCTCGCTCTGCACTCGCGTCTGTGTCCCGCCCCCAAGTCTCGCTCAGCACCCGCGTCTGTGTCCCGCCCCCAGGTCTTGCTCAGCACCCGCGTCTGTGTCCTTCAGGCTGTACGTTGCTTCCTCTTCCCTGAGCATTCCATGGCAGGGTCCATGCAAGACCTGCCACTGGCAGTGGAGCCTTGAACCTGCCTGGCACGGACAGGAGCTGCATTTGGCTGAGTGGACAGCGGAGTGGGGGAAGCAGGGAGCGACCGGCCGGCCCCCGGGGCGGGGAGAAAGCagaggggcaggggtgggtgcGGCCATGGGGGGCAGGGCTTACGTTTCCGCTTGCTGCCCGCTCCTCTGTCCCGCTTTCTCTTGGTGGACGGAAAGTGCTTCTGAATTAGCGACAGGAACACGCCTCTGAAAGTGAGACGCGGAGTTTATTCTCACACGAGGAGCTGAGGCCAGGCGGGGTTGCTCTCCAGGAGCTGGACGCACCCCTGGGTCCCTGTGGGGGTCCCGGACAGGGCCGGGCCTGCGCAGAGGGTCTCGTGTGGAGTGCGCTGGGGAGGACTGAGGGCTGCCTGTGAGCTCTCCCCTGGCCTCCTGGTGTCACAGGGCCACC is a window encoding:
- the SBNO2 gene encoding protein strawberry notch homolog 2 isoform X2, producing the protein MLAVGPAMDRDCPQHEPPRAGSLLYSPPPLQSAMLHCPYWNTFSLPPYPAFSSDSRPFMSSASFLGSQPCPDTSYAPVATASSLPPKTCDFAQDSSYFEDFSNISIFSSSVDSLSDIVDTPDFLPADSLNQVSTIWDDNPAPSTHDKLFQLSRPFAGFEDFLPSHSTPLLVSYQEQSVQSQPEEEDEAEEEEAEELGHTETYADYVPSKSKIGKQHPDRVVETSTLSSVPPPDITYTLALPSDSGALSALQLEAITYACQQHEVLLPSGQRAGFLIGDGAGVGKGRTVAGVILENHLRGRKKALWFSVSNDLKYDAERDLRDIEATGIAVHALSKIKYGDTTTSEGVLFATYSALIGESQAGGQHRTRLRQILDWCGEAFEGVIVFDECHKAKNAGSTKMGKAVLDLQNKLPLARVVYASATGASEPRNMIYMNRLGIWGEGTPFRNFEEFLHAIEKRGVGAMEIVAMDMKVSGMYIARQLSFSGVTFRIEEIPLAPAFERVYNRAALLWAEALNVFQQAADWIGLESRKSLWGQFWSAHQRFFKYLCIAAKVHRLVELAREELARDKCVVIGLQSTGEARTREVLGENDGHLNCFVSAAEGVFLSLIQKHFPSTKRKRDRGAGSKRKRRPRGRGAKAPRLACEAAGVIRISDDSSTESDPGLDSDFNSSPESLVDDDVVIVDAIGLPSDDRGPLCLLQRDPHGPGVLERVERLKQDLLDKVRRLGRELPVNTLDELIDQLGGPQRVAEMTGRKGRVVSRPDGTVAFESRAEQGLSIDHVNLREKQRFMSGEKLVAIISEASSSGVSLQADRRVQNQRRRVHMTLELPWSADRAIQQFGRTHRSNQVSAPEYVFLISELAGERRFASIVAKRLESLGALTHGDRRATESRDLSKYNFENKYGTRALHCVLTTILSQTENKVPVPQGYPGGVPTFFRDMKQGLLSVGIGGRESRNGCLDVEKDCSITKFLNRILGLEVHKQNALFQYFSDTFDHLIEMDKREGKYDMGILDLAPGIEEIYEESQQVFLAPGHPQDGQVVFYKISVDRGLKWEEAFAKSLELTGPYDGFYLSYKVRGNKPSCLLAEQNRGQLFTVYKPNIGRQSQLEALDSLRRKFHRVTAEEAKEPWESGYALSLTHCSHSAWNRHCRLAQEGKDCLQGLRLRHHYMLCGALLRVWGRIAAVMADVSSSSYLQIVRLKTKDRKKQVGIKIPEGCVRRVLQELRLMDADVKRRQARALGCPALPVPRPLALPCGPGEVLDLTYSPPAEAFPPPPHFSFPAPLSLDAGPGVVPLGTPDAQADPAALAHQGCDINFKEVLEDMLRSLHAGPPSEGALGEGAGGAAGGGPERQSVIQFSPPFPGAQAPL
- the SBNO2 gene encoding protein strawberry notch homolog 2 isoform X1; translation: MLAVGPAMDRDCPQHEPPRAGSLLYSPPPLQSAMLHCPYWNTFSLPPYPAFSSDSRPFMSSASFLGSQPCPDTSYAPVATASSLPPKTCDFAQDSSYFEDFSNISIFSSSVDSLSDIVDTPDFLPADSLNQVSTIWDDNPAPSTHDKLFQLSRPFAGFEDFLPSHSTPLLVSYQEQSVQSQPEEEDEAEEEEAEELGHTETYADYVPSKSKIGKQHPDRVVETSTLSSVPPPDITYTLALPSDSGALSALQLEAITYACQQHEVLLPSGQRAGFLIGDGAGVGKGRTVAGVILENHLRGRKKALWFSVSNDLKYDAERDLRDIEATGIAVHALSKIKYGDTTTSEGVLFATYSALIGESQAGGQHRTRLRQILDWCGEAFEGVIVFDECHKAKNAGSTKMGKAVLDLQNKLPLARVVYASATGASEPRNMIYMNRLGIWGEGTPFRNFEEFLHAIEKRGVGAMEIVAMDMKVSGMYIARQLSFSGVTFRIEEIPLAPAFERVYNRAALLWAEALNVFQQAADWIGLESRKSLWGQFWSAHQRFFKYLCIAAKVHRLVELAREELARDKCVVIGLQSTGEARTREVLGENDGHLNCFVSAAEGVFLSLIQKHFPSTKRKRDRGAGSKRKPGRPRGRGAKAPRLACEAAGVIRISDDSSTESDPGLDSDFNSSPESLVDDDVVIVDAIGLPSDDRGPLCLLQRDPHGPGVLERVERLKQDLLDKVRRLGRELPVNTLDELIDQLGGPQRVAEMTGRKGRVVSRPDGTVAFESRAEQGLSIDHVNLREKQRFMSGEKLVAIISEASSSGVSLQADRRVQNQRRRVHMTLELPWSADRAIQQFGRTHRSNQVSAPEYVFLISELAGERRFASIVAKRLESLGALTHGDRRATESRDLSKYNFENKYGTRALHCVLTTILSQTENKVPVPQGYPGGVPTFFRDMKQGLLSVGIGGRESRNGCLDVEKDCSITKFLNRILGLEVHKQNALFQYFSDTFDHLIEMDKREGKYDMGILDLAPGIEEIYEESQQVFLAPGHPQDGQVVFYKISVDRGLKWEEAFAKSLELTGPYDGFYLSYKVRGNKPSCLLAEQNRGQLFTVYKPNIGRQSQLEALDSLRRKFHRVTAEEAKEPWESGYALSLTHCSHSAWNRHCRLAQEGKDCLQGLRLRHHYMLCGALLRVWGRIAAVMADVSSSSYLQIVRLKTKDRKKQVGIKIPEGCVRRVLQELRLMDADVKRRQARALGCPALPVPRPLALPCGPGEVLDLTYSPPAEAFPPPPHFSFPAPLSLDAGPGVVPLGTPDAQADPAALAHQGCDINFKEVLEDMLRSLHAGPPSEGALGEGAGGAAGGGPERQSVIQFSPPFPGAQAPL